A region of Leishmania donovani BPK282A1 complete genome, chromosome 7 DNA encodes the following proteins:
- a CDS encoding amino acid transporter, putative, whose amino-acid sequence MSRLPGEPLSEAAQRELTAPDRHPEDGVVNTKTKSQPSGITDRQDDNPELTKKPHAEADDTNTGEAMDDDDAEAVADKKHYSKFRLWFQKVVPPGGVIASSFTLGSSTLGAGILGLPAAFNSMGFVTALLVLILVTVLTIFSLWLLARCSDASKVRTYEDVARVLLGRGADYAAAVFMLGFCLGGAVSYIISIGDLLTPIFDDPSVPELLRTKIGNSIITSAVWLVVILPLCLPKNIDSLRHTSIISVTMVVFFVICIMQDSCEFMAKNGWRKDIKFFNTGNGAIQGLGTVIFACLVQINAQEVYYEMANPTPRNMVRNSTIAMSGCGLLYVLAGVFGCARFGSTVKSSILLKYQPREAPQFWFAYFGIVVKICVAFALHQLPLRDSVYHFFSWDVYRMPWWRNALICGGIAAFVLVVGLLVPDLNIVLGLVGSLCGGFIGFIFPSLMIMYAGKWSLKNVGLLEWSLTYILLLVGVVAVVFGTCASIYSIV is encoded by the coding sequence ATGTCTCGACTTCCCGGAGAACCACtgtcggaggcggcgcagcgtgaGCTGACGGCGCCAGACCGCCACCCGGAGGATGGGGTGGTGAATACGAAAACCAAATCGCAACCGTCGGGTATTACAGACCGTCAAGATGACAATCCCGAGTTGACAAAGAAGCCGCACGCAGAGGCGGACGACACCAACACAGGAGAGGCGATGGACGATGACGATGCCGAGGCGGTTGCTGACAAGAAGCACTACTCGAAGTTTCGCCTGTGGTTTCAGAAGGTCGTGCCGCCGGGCGGTGTCATCGCGAGCTCCTTCACCCTGGGCAGCTCCACTCTTGGCGCCGGTATCCTTGGTCTGCCGGCCGCGTTCAACAGCATGGGCTTTGTGACTGCGCTGCTTGTGCTCATATTGGTGACAGTGCTCACGATCTTCTCTTtgtggctgctggcgcggtgCTCCGACGCATCGAAGGTTCGGACGTACGAGGATGTGGCTCGTGTGCTGCTCGGCCGTGGCGCCGACTACGCGGCCGCTGTTTTCATGCTCGGTTTCTgtctcggcggcgccgtcagctACATCATTTCCATCGGTGACCTGCTCACTCCTATCTTTGACGACCCTAGTGTGCCAGAGCTCCTGCGGACGAAGATCGGCAACAGCATCATCACGTCCGCAGTGTGGCTCGTTGTCATCCTACCCTTGTGCCTGCCCAAGAATATTGACTCCCTCCGGCACACGTCCATCATAAGCGTCACCATGGTCGTGTTCTTTGTCATCTGCATCATGCAAGACAGCTGCGAGTTCATGGCGAAGAACGGGTGGCGCAAGGATATCAAGTTCTTCAACACTGGCAATGGCGCCATTCAGGGCCTGGGCACTGTCATCTTCGCCTGCCTCGTCCAGATCAACGCGCAGGAAGTCTACTATGAGATGGCGAATCCGACGCCGCGAAACATGGTGCGTAACAGCACAATTGCTATGAGCGGCTGCGGTCTCTTGTACGTTCTCGCTGGCGTGTTCGGCTGCGCGCGTTTCGGCTCCACGGTGAAGTCATCCATCCTGCTCAAGTACCAGCCGCGTGAGGCGCCGCAGTTCTGGTTCGCCTATTTCGGCATCGTCGTAAAGATTTGCGTGGCCTttgcgctgcaccagctgccGTTGCGCGACAGCGTCTACCACTTCTTCTCGTGGGACGTCTACCGCATGCCCTGGTGGAGGAACGCCCTCATTTGCGGCGGTATCGCGGCATTCGTGCTGGTCGTTGGCCTCCTAGTCCCGGACCTCAACATAGTCCTCGGCCTCGTCGGCTCCCTCTGCGGCGGCTTCATCGGCTTCATCTTCCCATCTCTCATGATCATGTACGCGGGTAAATGGAGCCTGAAGAATGTGGGGTTGCTAGAGTGGTCGCTGACCTATATCCTCCTCCTTGttggcgtcgtcgccgtcgtctttGGCACCTGCGCTTCCATCTACTCGATCGTCTGA